The following proteins are co-located in the Microbulbifer sp. VAAF005 genome:
- the purE gene encoding 5-(carboxyamino)imidazole ribonucleotide mutase, with the protein MKPIPFEKVTIVMGSRSDWATMSNATKPLEELEVPFATAVVSAHRTPQRMVEFASRAHESGTEVIIAGAGGSAHLPGMIAALTPLPVIAVPVESRFMTGMDSLLSIVQMPRGVAVATQAVGASGAYNAGLMAAQMLSLADAELQKRLIAWRERQTEQVPITVE; encoded by the coding sequence GTGAAGCCGATTCCCTTTGAAAAAGTCACTATCGTAATGGGTTCCCGCTCAGATTGGGCCACCATGAGCAACGCGACTAAGCCTCTGGAAGAGCTCGAAGTTCCCTTTGCTACTGCTGTGGTTTCGGCCCACAGAACTCCCCAGCGTATGGTTGAATTTGCCAGCCGTGCCCACGAATCCGGTACCGAAGTGATTATTGCCGGCGCCGGCGGCTCCGCCCACCTGCCGGGTATGATCGCTGCTTTGACTCCCCTGCCGGTGATTGCAGTGCCGGTTGAGAGCCGTTTTATGACGGGTATGGACAGCTTGTTATCCATTGTGCAGATGCCTCGCGGTGTGGCGGTAGCAACCCAGGCGGTCGGTGCTTCCGGTGCCTACAATGCAGGTTTGATGGCTGCGCAGATGTTGTCTTTGGCTGATGCGGAATTGCAGAAGCGCCTGATCGCCTGGCGTGAGCGTCAGACCGAGCAAGTCCCGATCACGGTTGAGTGA
- a CDS encoding Na+/H+ antiporter subunit D, whose amino-acid sequence MSWLLALPFLIPIATALITFPARGRQYLCSAISILGCLTALCINLYILVLVESQGPQAGQMGDWQAPFGITLVADRLSAVMLLISAIVGLCVSLFAISDISEKRVKMGFHSFFQLLLAGVSGSFITGDLFNLYVWFEVMLIASFALLVLGGEKIQLDGGIKYVALNLVSTLLMLTSIGLLYGLTGTLNMAQLHISLAEVQNPVAISTLAVIFICAFGIKAAIFPLFFWLPASYHVPPVAVTAVFAGLLTKVGVYALIRTFTLIFPNDLEFTRDILLWAALLTMLTGVLGAAAHYEFRKILAFHIISQIGFLVLGLALNSPLALAGSVFYMVHNIVAKTNLFLISGTAQRLTGSYELNEIGGLYRSSPFLSTLFFIAAFSLAGFPPLSGFWAKLLLVKASLDQAAYIVAAVALITGALTLFSMSKIWAEAFWKPHPEEHCKNLYSLSGAERFQRLLPVILLALITLTLGFVPEPFIEYSLGAAGELLEPDDYLNAVLPGIVHSITDN is encoded by the coding sequence TTGAGTTGGTTATTGGCCCTGCCATTCTTAATCCCTATCGCCACGGCGTTAATTACATTTCCCGCACGCGGCCGTCAATATCTTTGCTCTGCCATTTCTATATTGGGATGCCTCACCGCCCTTTGCATTAACCTTTATATTCTTGTCCTGGTAGAAAGCCAGGGCCCTCAAGCTGGGCAAATGGGAGACTGGCAAGCTCCCTTCGGAATCACATTGGTCGCCGATCGGCTCAGTGCGGTAATGCTGTTGATCAGTGCCATTGTGGGATTATGTGTCTCACTATTTGCAATATCAGACATCAGTGAAAAACGTGTGAAGATGGGATTTCACAGCTTCTTCCAGCTGCTTTTAGCGGGCGTCAGCGGTAGCTTTATCACTGGTGATTTATTCAATTTATATGTGTGGTTTGAGGTAATGTTAATTGCCTCTTTCGCTCTACTGGTACTCGGTGGTGAGAAAATACAACTGGATGGCGGTATTAAATATGTAGCGTTAAATCTGGTATCCACACTGTTGATGCTGACCTCTATCGGGCTCCTTTATGGGCTCACTGGCACCCTGAATATGGCTCAGCTGCATATTTCCCTGGCAGAGGTGCAAAATCCTGTCGCGATTTCAACATTGGCAGTTATATTTATCTGTGCTTTTGGGATCAAGGCGGCAATATTTCCCCTGTTTTTTTGGTTGCCCGCTTCATACCATGTTCCGCCGGTCGCCGTTACCGCTGTATTTGCCGGTCTATTGACTAAGGTCGGCGTCTACGCGCTTATTCGCACCTTTACTTTAATATTTCCCAATGATCTTGAGTTCACCCGGGATATTTTATTATGGGCAGCATTGCTCACCATGCTGACAGGTGTGTTGGGCGCTGCGGCACATTATGAATTTCGGAAAATACTTGCATTTCATATCATCAGCCAGATTGGATTCCTGGTCTTGGGGCTAGCTCTGAACAGCCCCCTGGCACTGGCCGGATCTGTTTTCTATATGGTCCACAACATTGTGGCAAAAACGAACTTATTCCTGATCAGTGGTACTGCTCAGCGCCTCACAGGCAGTTATGAATTGAATGAGATTGGCGGTTTATATCGGTCCAGTCCGTTTCTATCGACATTATTTTTTATAGCCGCATTCAGCTTGGCTGGATTTCCTCCACTATCAGGTTTTTGGGCAAAACTGCTATTGGTCAAGGCTAGCCTGGACCAGGCCGCCTATATCGTTGCTGCTGTCGCATTAATTACCGGGGCACTGACTCTATTTTCAATGAGCAAGATATGGGCGGAAGCATTCTGGAAACCCCACCCCGAGGAGCATTGCAAGAATTTATACAGCTTAAGTGGTGCGGAGCGCTTCCAGCGGCTGCTTCCAGTCATATTGCTCGCACTTATCACCTTGACCTTGGGATTTGTTCCTGAACCTTTTATAGAGTACTCCCTGGGTGCTGCCGGAGAGTTATTGGAGCCTGATGATTACCTGAACGCAGTGTTGCCAGGTATTGTTCATTCAATTACGGATAACTGA
- the mnhG gene encoding monovalent cation/H(+) antiporter subunit G, with the protein MTFDEIFIALIILVGSFFGFSAALGLLRMPDFYTRMSTSGKGATVCCGLLLAGVAILFSDAQVTARAIAAILFLLLTVPIGVHMIARAAYRAGTPMWRGTGSKIKFKNPMRNIQ; encoded by the coding sequence ATGACATTTGATGAAATTTTTATCGCTTTGATAATTCTGGTGGGCAGTTTTTTTGGGTTCAGCGCCGCTTTGGGCTTGCTGCGAATGCCGGACTTTTACACTCGAATGAGTACATCGGGAAAAGGGGCTACGGTATGTTGTGGGTTATTACTGGCGGGCGTAGCAATTCTCTTTAGCGATGCCCAGGTGACCGCCAGGGCCATTGCTGCCATCTTATTCTTATTACTGACAGTTCCAATCGGTGTACATATGATTGCCCGGGCAGCCTACCGGGCCGGCACTCCCATGTGGCGAGGTACCGGCTCCAAGATCAAGTTCAAGAACCCGATGCGCAATATTCAGTAA
- a CDS encoding cation:proton antiporter: protein MFLTIIDIHSPLVTVAINIASFLLLLALVMCFLRIALGPTLADRVVALDVLNILAVAYCALLAIASGQPVYLDAAIALALVAFLVSVAFARFIEKSGSRTVTHSHRGRDDI from the coding sequence ATGTTTCTCACAATTATCGATATTCATTCACCACTGGTCACAGTAGCAATCAATATTGCCTCCTTTCTATTATTACTCGCCCTGGTAATGTGCTTCCTGCGTATCGCTTTGGGCCCCACCTTAGCGGACAGGGTTGTCGCCCTGGATGTTCTCAACATTTTGGCCGTGGCCTACTGTGCACTACTGGCAATCGCCTCGGGACAACCCGTGTACCTGGACGCTGCCATCGCCCTGGCCCTGGTCGCATTTTTAGTGAGTGTGGCCTTTGCCCGCTTTATTGAAAAAAGCGGCTCGCGCACAGTCACCCACAGCCATAGGGGTCGTGATGACATTTGA
- a CDS encoding LysR family transcriptional regulator, translating to MPLTRAHARIGTVRQLEILLCVYELGNISAAARKLHLTQPSVSMQLAKLSDAVGLPLYYSVGRQLQFTEAGQTLVESAREILKSYEYLDLKLAQLRGLDTGSLQLAVVTTAKYFIPHLIGEFYQQHPRLDIHFRVGNRQQIIDYTGEDEDDFYVFSHPPKSQDLELVEFLPNRLLAIAPEKHPLASRKKISLQEFAGCQFLHREEGSGTRHAIEQFLRKRNVDLKLRMTIESNEAIKHAVMSGLGVSILSEHTLAFGGRAGLSILDIEELPIVTHWYLARRKSRPLSPAAQKFLEYARNLEKVPLGKLS from the coding sequence GTGCCCTTAACTCGTGCCCATGCCCGCATTGGAACCGTTCGACAACTGGAGATCCTGCTCTGTGTCTATGAGTTGGGCAATATCAGCGCCGCAGCCAGAAAGCTGCACCTAACCCAGCCAAGCGTATCGATGCAGCTGGCCAAACTCTCCGATGCGGTGGGTCTACCTCTCTATTACTCGGTGGGCAGGCAACTGCAATTTACGGAGGCCGGGCAAACCCTGGTAGAAAGTGCCAGGGAGATTCTGAAGAGTTACGAGTATCTGGACCTAAAACTGGCCCAATTACGAGGGTTGGATACCGGCAGCCTACAGCTGGCAGTAGTGACCACCGCCAAATACTTTATCCCTCACCTGATTGGGGAGTTTTATCAGCAGCATCCGCGACTGGATATCCATTTCAGGGTGGGCAACCGCCAACAGATTATTGATTACACCGGTGAGGATGAAGATGATTTCTACGTTTTCAGTCATCCCCCCAAAAGCCAGGACCTGGAGCTGGTGGAGTTTTTACCCAACCGCTTACTGGCGATAGCGCCTGAGAAGCACCCACTGGCCTCCCGCAAGAAAATCTCCCTGCAAGAATTTGCAGGCTGTCAGTTCCTGCATCGGGAAGAGGGTTCCGGTACACGCCATGCCATTGAACAGTTCCTGCGTAAACGCAATGTAGACCTCAAGCTCCGAATGACTATTGAGAGTAATGAAGCCATTAAGCACGCGGTTATGTCCGGCCTCGGGGTCTCAATATTATCGGAGCATACCCTGGCATTTGGCGGGCGTGCAGGTTTATCGATTCTCGATATTGAGGAGCTTCCTATTGTTACCCACTGGTATTTAGCCCGACGCAAGTCACGTCCGCTGTCTCCCGCCGCACAGAAATTCCTGGAGTATGCACGCAACCTGGAAAAGGTGCCCCTGGGGAAACTTTCTTAA
- a CDS encoding Na+/H+ antiporter subunit E → MVCADGKCFHGELFLWLFDRFFGTSSISHTAWGTNLLYPPAALGSFIFFFLEELVLSSLRAAYEVFSPRLQSRPLVVRLPMERLDRNQIFILTNLISLTPGTMVLDVTPNNDALIVHTMFVSDPDTFREEIREGFEKRVKEAVS, encoded by the coding sequence TTGGTCTGCGCTGACGGGAAATGCTTCCATGGCGAACTTTTTCTTTGGCTTTTTGATCGGTTTTTTGGCACTTCGAGTATCTCCCATACTGCCTGGGGCACAAACCTACTTTACCCGCCTGCCGCGCTTGGCTCATTTATTTTTTTCTTTCTCGAGGAGCTAGTATTATCCAGCCTGCGTGCCGCCTACGAAGTTTTTTCGCCCCGCTTACAAAGCCGGCCCCTGGTCGTACGACTACCCATGGAGAGACTCGATAGAAACCAGATTTTTATTCTTACCAACTTAATTTCGCTGACACCGGGTACGATGGTATTGGACGTCACCCCCAATAATGATGCCTTAATCGTACATACTATGTTTGTCAGTGATCCAGACACCTTTCGCGAAGAGATTAGAGAGGGGTTTGAGAAACGGGTTAAGGAGGCGGTTTCCTGA
- a CDS encoding 5-(carboxyamino)imidazole ribonucleotide synthase codes for MSKRRVAIIGCGQLAQMMAQEGQPLGVEFSFLAENGENTDCVKGLGTIVEMEPGQDPEALYQALGRPEVITSEREQVSVDLLRSFQPFCPVYPDPHITEKAQHRLREKRALTDSGLPVAPFAAAQGEKELREAVDQLGYPAFIKSCENGYDGKNQWCVKSAADLDAAIPQAGDQECVVEAGVNFACEVSIIGARSASGEIKAYPLTENRHRNGTLLLSTAPYDNPELLKAAEGYLATLLKDWDYVGVLAVECFVSESGLIVNEVAPRVHNSGHWTFVGPEASQFANHIRAILDMPLGDTACPVPVAMVNMLGVDVAPKQDNDGVWLYGKALRPGRKMGHVILQDPDMDQLRERSEKMIEELYGEKI; via the coding sequence GTGAGTAAGAGACGAGTTGCCATTATTGGCTGTGGGCAGTTGGCACAGATGATGGCTCAAGAGGGGCAGCCCCTCGGAGTGGAGTTCAGTTTCCTGGCTGAGAACGGTGAAAACACCGACTGTGTGAAGGGGCTGGGGACTATCGTGGAGATGGAACCGGGACAGGACCCTGAGGCCTTGTATCAGGCACTGGGGCGCCCGGAAGTGATCACCAGTGAGAGGGAGCAAGTGAGTGTGGACTTGCTGCGCTCTTTTCAGCCCTTCTGTCCGGTATATCCGGACCCGCATATTACAGAGAAGGCCCAGCACCGCTTGCGTGAGAAGCGAGCACTCACAGACTCTGGCCTGCCTGTTGCACCTTTCGCAGCAGCACAGGGTGAAAAAGAGCTGCGGGAAGCGGTCGACCAACTGGGATATCCGGCGTTTATTAAGAGCTGTGAAAATGGCTACGACGGCAAGAACCAATGGTGTGTGAAGAGTGCTGCAGACTTGGATGCTGCCATTCCCCAAGCTGGAGATCAGGAGTGTGTGGTTGAGGCGGGGGTGAATTTCGCCTGTGAAGTTTCCATTATCGGCGCTCGCTCGGCATCCGGTGAAATCAAAGCCTATCCGCTGACGGAAAACCGCCACCGCAATGGCACCTTACTGCTGTCCACCGCTCCCTACGACAACCCGGAGTTGCTCAAGGCCGCAGAGGGTTACCTGGCGACCCTGTTGAAGGACTGGGACTATGTGGGTGTATTGGCCGTTGAGTGTTTTGTCAGTGAGAGCGGCCTGATTGTCAACGAAGTGGCACCGCGAGTTCACAACAGCGGTCACTGGACCTTTGTCGGCCCTGAGGCCAGCCAATTTGCCAATCATATCCGCGCGATACTGGATATGCCCCTGGGCGATACTGCCTGCCCGGTGCCAGTTGCGATGGTCAATATGTTGGGGGTTGATGTAGCTCCAAAGCAGGATAACGATGGTGTTTGGCTGTACGGCAAAGCACTTCGCCCTGGGCGCAAAATGGGTCATGTCATTTTACAGGACCCGGATATGGATCAGTTGCGTGAACGCAGTGAGAAGATGATCGAAGAGCTTTACGGCGAAAAGATTTAG
- a CDS encoding Na+/H+ antiporter subunit C, translating to MEAPLAVVVGILIATGVYLMLARHLLHYLFGLVLISNAANLAIFIAGRLTRASPPLVPKGQEAPQIIVANPLPQALILTAIVIGFGLLAFALALIAQAYRELGTLDVDSMRIAEPVKPKRKKAP from the coding sequence ATGGAAGCTCCACTCGCCGTTGTCGTCGGCATCCTGATAGCTACCGGCGTTTACCTTATGCTGGCCCGCCACCTGTTACACTACCTGTTTGGCTTGGTACTGATCAGCAATGCCGCCAATTTGGCAATTTTTATCGCCGGACGACTGACCCGCGCCTCGCCACCGCTGGTCCCCAAGGGCCAGGAAGCCCCGCAAATTATCGTTGCCAATCCCCTACCCCAGGCCCTGATCCTAACCGCAATCGTAATTGGCTTTGGCTTGCTGGCTTTTGCCCTGGCACTAATTGCACAAGCTTACCGGGAGCTGGGTACATTAGATGTGGATAGTATGAGAATTGCTGAACCAGTTAAGCCCAAGAGGAAGAAAGCCCCTTGA
- a CDS encoding sodium-dependent bicarbonate transport family permease yields the protein MQLDIVVGFFLLGAFAQLVRSDLRLPKGLYQSCVIFLLIAIGLKGGAALSAYSAATLVPQSLAVVAFGALLPLVAFPILRWIGKWSRVDAAATAAHYGSVSVATYAVAVALLQSQNIEYEAYFPLFVALLEVPAIIVGMLLARQSMGSSSKRRVFHEVTCNQGVLLLLGGIVIGAWAGERTASVMPLFGTLFHGILALFLLEMGRVAAARLADVRGQGAFLLSFGIFMPLIGGAAGGILGSLLGLSPGGIFLLAVLGSSASYIAVPAAMSVALPQANASVSITLSLAVTFPFNVLVAIPVYLALVQYWS from the coding sequence ATGCAGTTGGATATTGTTGTTGGTTTCTTTCTGCTGGGCGCCTTTGCCCAGCTGGTTCGCAGTGACCTGCGTTTACCCAAAGGTCTTTACCAGAGCTGCGTTATCTTCCTGCTAATCGCCATCGGCCTAAAAGGTGGTGCTGCTTTAAGTGCGTATTCCGCTGCCACCCTGGTTCCCCAGTCCCTGGCGGTGGTGGCTTTTGGTGCTCTATTACCCCTGGTGGCTTTCCCTATCTTGCGCTGGATTGGCAAGTGGTCACGTGTGGATGCGGCGGCAACGGCGGCGCATTATGGGTCTGTTAGTGTTGCCACCTACGCGGTGGCTGTGGCCCTGCTACAGTCACAGAATATTGAATACGAAGCGTATTTCCCTCTGTTTGTAGCGCTTCTTGAAGTCCCGGCAATCATTGTCGGCATGCTGTTGGCGCGGCAATCGATGGGCAGTTCGAGCAAGCGCCGGGTGTTTCACGAGGTCACCTGCAACCAGGGAGTACTGTTGCTCCTGGGGGGAATCGTTATCGGAGCATGGGCTGGAGAGCGCACCGCTTCAGTAATGCCTTTGTTTGGGACCCTGTTTCATGGCATATTGGCGCTCTTTCTGCTGGAAATGGGGCGTGTCGCTGCGGCGCGGTTGGCCGATGTTAGAGGGCAGGGTGCTTTCCTGCTCAGCTTCGGCATTTTTATGCCGCTGATTGGCGGAGCCGCTGGCGGTATCTTGGGGAGTTTGTTGGGTTTGTCGCCTGGTGGTATCTTTCTGCTCGCGGTGCTCGGTAGCAGTGCCTCTTATATCGCTGTGCCTGCGGCTATGTCCGTTGCCCTGCCGCAGGCCAATGCTAGTGTGTCCATCACTTTGTCCCTGGCAGTTACCTTTCCTTTCAATGTGCTGGTGGCGATTCCCGTCTATCTGGCGCTCGTTCAATATTGGAGTTAA
- a CDS encoding Na+/H+ antiporter subunit B, giving the protein MNSIILQTATRVLVALILVFSIYMLLRGHNYPGGGFIAGLIAASAFALFAMAWGMEAAQSALRIPPGTLAAWGVVIAGLSGLMALFWGDGPFSGQWFAMVGSKETGGIIISNVLFFDIGVYLTVLGAVLTLIFALEEAS; this is encoded by the coding sequence GTGAATTCTATTATCCTACAGACAGCGACCCGTGTGTTGGTAGCCCTGATCTTGGTCTTCTCCATTTATATGCTGTTACGTGGACACAATTATCCCGGAGGCGGATTTATTGCTGGATTAATTGCCGCTTCTGCTTTTGCCCTGTTTGCTATGGCTTGGGGGATGGAGGCTGCACAAAGTGCTCTGCGTATACCTCCAGGGACCCTCGCCGCCTGGGGAGTTGTCATTGCCGGGTTATCTGGATTAATGGCTCTATTTTGGGGAGATGGCCCCTTTTCCGGACAGTGGTTTGCCATGGTAGGGAGCAAGGAAACTGGCGGAATTATTATCAGCAATGTTTTATTTTTTGATATTGGAGTTTACCTAACAGTACTCGGAGCCGTTCTCACACTGATTTTCGCACTGGAAGAGGCCAGCTAA
- a CDS encoding OmpW family outer membrane protein, with translation MDIAMIAKGFSKGIITLIFTLSTLSTHAQDDWRDIEWGEFIVRFGLTYVQPNDEGTALKYRVLQQWDLYNSSWQIDTAHAWQISGVWRPSDRWGVELMHINGANYGTKLDNFTGNVGRNQIQLGDFSTTTTMVFGNWYFMDPSYRTRPYIGAGINYTNFHTVEISRQFNEYLLDSGLSVAPGSFNMGHSWDWGLQAGLDYSLDFRDWRYPVLLNLSTVYYLADTDATIDFPTELGRDRLYAHFDYNPWVINFGVGTKF, from the coding sequence ATGGATATCGCGATGATCGCAAAAGGATTTAGCAAAGGAATTATTACCCTGATTTTTACTCTCTCAACATTGTCAACTCATGCCCAGGATGATTGGCGTGATATCGAGTGGGGGGAATTTATTGTTCGCTTCGGATTAACTTACGTTCAACCAAATGACGAGGGCACAGCGCTAAAGTATCGGGTTTTACAGCAGTGGGATTTATATAACAGCAGCTGGCAGATCGATACCGCTCACGCCTGGCAAATATCGGGGGTCTGGCGTCCCAGCGACCGTTGGGGTGTTGAGTTGATGCATATTAATGGCGCCAACTACGGTACAAAACTGGATAACTTCACCGGCAACGTCGGGCGAAACCAAATCCAGCTGGGCGACTTTAGTACCACTACAACCATGGTGTTTGGCAACTGGTACTTCATGGACCCCTCCTATCGTACACGACCTTATATAGGCGCGGGAATAAATTACACCAACTTCCACACGGTTGAAATCAGCCGCCAGTTTAACGAGTACCTGTTGGACTCTGGGCTCTCGGTCGCACCAGGATCATTTAATATGGGACACTCCTGGGATTGGGGGCTACAGGCTGGCTTGGACTACAGCCTAGACTTCCGAGATTGGCGCTATCCGGTCCTGCTTAATTTATCCACGGTTTATTACCTAGCGGATACTGATGCCACTATCGATTTTCCCACAGAACTGGGCAGAGATCGCCTTTACGCCCATTTTGACTACAACCCTTGGGTCATAAATTTTGGCGTCGGCACTAAATTCTAG
- the mbhE gene encoding hydrogen gas-evolving membrane-bound hydrogenase subunit E encodes MAGFPPFLGFIGKELKYEGALAVASEPALVGTAAIFANAVTVTVAGMVAIKPFFGPLAKDASRIRSAPPGLWISPIVLSAFGLTFGLAPDLVGGGLVEPALTAILGLPETIDLKLWHGINIPLLMSILTFVLGVIMYVNLKRMRAWLNWDFTHAPTSADLLWDKSLELLKAFAALQTRILQNGIMRRYLTVIFVTLSMALIYAFIHTGHFSLEYTAPRLNLKEWAAILLTVGGTFTAGIARKPLTAICALGALGVGIALIYLFFGAPDVAITQILVETLYLVLIAAILPRLPVFTPGKKEGFRPRDALLGATVGLLFTISILVVLQTPFESPVSEFYKEAAVPEAHGRNIVNVILVDFRALDTFGEIIVVFTAAVAAVTLLGHHLRRGKQ; translated from the coding sequence ATGGCAGGGTTCCCGCCGTTCCTTGGATTTATTGGCAAAGAACTGAAATATGAAGGTGCCTTGGCGGTAGCTTCAGAGCCCGCATTGGTGGGCACAGCAGCAATTTTTGCCAATGCGGTAACGGTGACAGTAGCCGGTATGGTGGCCATCAAACCCTTCTTTGGTCCTCTAGCCAAAGATGCCAGCCGTATTCGAAGCGCACCTCCCGGTTTGTGGATAAGCCCAATAGTTTTAAGCGCTTTCGGCCTCACATTTGGCCTAGCCCCGGACTTAGTCGGTGGCGGACTGGTGGAACCGGCTCTCACAGCGATACTCGGACTTCCAGAAACCATCGACCTAAAACTCTGGCACGGTATTAACATTCCGCTCCTGATGAGCATTCTTACTTTTGTGCTCGGGGTGATTATGTATGTCAATCTCAAACGTATGCGAGCTTGGTTAAACTGGGATTTTACCCATGCGCCAACTAGTGCCGATTTACTATGGGATAAATCCTTAGAACTATTAAAAGCTTTTGCCGCGCTACAAACACGTATATTGCAAAATGGAATTATGCGGCGTTATCTCACTGTTATTTTTGTTACTCTCTCGATGGCTTTAATTTATGCCTTTATACATACCGGCCACTTCTCACTGGAGTACACTGCACCACGCCTCAATTTAAAAGAGTGGGCAGCCATACTGCTGACGGTAGGAGGCACCTTTACTGCGGGCATTGCGCGTAAACCTCTGACCGCCATTTGCGCACTCGGCGCTCTCGGTGTGGGTATAGCACTAATTTATCTTTTCTTTGGCGCACCGGATGTAGCCATTACACAGATTCTGGTAGAAACGCTGTATCTGGTATTAATTGCTGCGATTCTTCCACGCCTGCCCGTATTTACTCCCGGTAAGAAGGAAGGCTTCCGTCCCAGGGATGCACTGCTGGGTGCCACAGTCGGCCTTTTATTTACTATCAGTATTTTGGTAGTCCTGCAAACCCCATTCGAGAGCCCTGTGAGTGAATTTTACAAGGAGGCTGCAGTACCCGAGGCCCATGGGCGCAATATTGTCAATGTCATTCTGGTGGACTTCCGGGCCCTGGATACTTTCGGGGAGATTATTGTGGTGTTCACCGCAGCTGTCGCTGCGGTGACCTTACTCGGTCATCATTTAAGACGGGGCAAGCAGTGA